A stretch of Hydractinia symbiolongicarpus strain clone_291-10 chromosome 9, HSymV2.1, whole genome shotgun sequence DNA encodes these proteins:
- the LOC130656184 gene encoding kinesin-like protein KIF16B — MASVKVAVRVRPTNSREVNLGSKCIIEMEGKRTSIINLKMAYSSTDNEDSHGRERVKDFFFDYSYWSYDENSSHFTTQEQVYKDLGTGVVVAADEGYNACIFAYGQTGSGKTHTMMGQKNNEGLIPRICENLFHQIHEKEREGVSFRTEVSYLEIYNERVRDLLRASTAKGGQTHTLKVREHPKEGPYVQGLTKHLVSDYGAIEAIMKQGNDLRTTASTNMNDTSSRSHAIFTVSYTQAKFMHNLPSETTSKINLVDLAGSERADSTGATGVRLKEGANINKSLVTLGSVISSLAEASTNTKKKNMFIPYRDSVLTWLLKDSLGGNSKTIMIATISPSDCNYAETLSTLRYANRAKNIINKPTVNEDSNVKLIRDLRAEIDKLKSIIGHDVLSDAEKAAARKLYENEERIGKLTDKWKDRWNETQKIMQERELAFQHRLDAGIRMESELPHLVALEDDLLSTGILLYHLKEGKTFVGTENSKTKPDIVISGPSILDEHCVIENNDGYVVLDPFPEAACSVNGTSIRKRVRLQQGDVVILGKTSIFRFNHPKEAEELREKRKSVGPGFSNLSMSTKFRSESDLLKKMRNPERDKREEDLSRQLEEARLLLEKQKQEEERRMEETRNEFTRQIREESRRLQETRGELESQRRARLKEAQTPEQIKKHLEELERHYAEAEEKRVQREKELSESIRSKENLIGSQEEKLAQVQHQCEEVKTENDKSVEREVDLFIKQRSEETTKLNNEIRDIVDRERAKSESSVNIDDIHAVWVTETNKIVAQEKLCSTLSNELNECVSSLERKSDIAEDERQNLEQHKEELKKSLSNAQVYLEEVYHGKAKALKKYEQDYKNRYEFVCWERDRALEKKNERKQLVEVELSLHEDKLVDAQSALDETKAKYYTVVSEENKNLATERYKVDQRKKEAIKRSIEDQREFNEKVQQYRSLLQKGQDKINVKKAETESLRQELTDLMKIKSDNAKLKIESLRVELNDKIEDIHELEKNHQVVKNEEEIVIQTMMKELESKKSQNENEAEMSEKVMLELEKVSREKILLLQEDVDACEKTVLQYKSDIERDQENLKEIDKLYETDTAKLDSELIYVAYLIEKEFQNRDEAPELVTIQNSKSKLEDINKTYKSNIENIQNLTDSIWKPLIESREEVQLVLEDLVRTRGIAEVTLTELKEQFSQERKEEIDEIEILRERLADFEEERNISGGCSENEIYPAAGEQNSKSDDSFEEILTKEKQKIQDEMYQKIIAMETAMQAEIDQLKKREMDLISCLQKDRESLVDEKQNLEQDKDANIERVEQLRMLLKEKDKQLLTIRDHAQIEVEELKIKLSYANKEIFVLQDKLQKYTSLTSLNLSHTGDEELSEHEVSQILIRVHQNNESDDDEDVEIARLRVSPPPTPINRFLQSVNIYKKNQIKVAIPKFILRGLGRDSYHVFEVKLSVGDDHWSVYRRYRRFRELHRQMLQEYPIISNLEFPSRRYFGNRAEKFVRIRRAQLEAYLTAFLAIMSNVSSCPIYAVAATPLTKQDLGLFHPFFKQGVYEYTKNETDFDNFSENE, encoded by the exons ATGGCCTCCGTCAAAGTTGCTGTAAGAGTCCGTCCTACCAATAGCAG GGAGGTGAATTTAGGTTCAAAATGTATTATTGAAATGGAGGGAAAAAGAACAAGTATTATCAACTTGAAa ATGGCTTACAGTTCAACAGATAATGAAGATTCACATGGAAGAGAAAGAGTTAAAGATTTTTTCTTTGACTATTCATACTGGTCATATGATGAAAATTCATCACATTTTACAACTCAAGAACAG GTGTATAAAGATTTGGGTACTGGGGTTGTTGTAGCGGCTGATGAAGGTTACAATGCTTGTATCTTTGCATATGGACAGACAG gtAGTGGAAAAACTCATACAATGATGGGTCAGAAG AATAATGAAGGTCTAATTCCTCGTATTTGTGAG aatcttTTTCATCAAATTCATGAGAAGGAGAGAGAAGGGGTTTCCTTTCGAACAGAAGTCAG ctaTCTTGAAATCTACAATGAGAGAGTTCGTGATTTGCTTCGTGCATCAACAGCAAAAGGAGGACAGACACACACTTTAAAAGTCAGAGAACATCCAAAAGAGGGACCTTATGTTCAAG GTCTAACAAAACACCTGGTGTCAGATTATGGAGCTATTGAAGCCATTATGAAGCAAGGAAATGACCTCAG AACAACAGCATCGACAAATATGAACGATACTAGTAGTCGCTCACATGCAATTTTTACTGTCAGTTACACACAG GCAAAGTTTATGCACAATCTACCCAGTGAAACGACAAGTAAAATAAATCTAGTGGATCTGGCTGGAAG TGAACGTGCTGATTCAACTGGTGCCACAGGAGTAAGGCTAAAGGAGGGTGCAAATATTAACAAATCTCTGGTTACTCTTGGCTCTGTTATTTCTTCCTTGG cggAAGCATCAACAAACACGAAAAAGAAGAATATGTTTATCCCTTATCGCGATTCCGTTctaacatggcttttaaaagACAGTCTTGGTGGAAACTCAAAAACAATTATGATTGCCA ctatTTCACCTTCGGATTGCAATTATGCTGAAACTTTGAGTACACTTCGCTATGCGAATCgtgcaaaaaatattatcaacAAGCCAACTGTTAACGAG gaTTCAAATGTGAAGTTGATTCGGGATTTGCGTGCAGAAATTGATAAGCTGAAAAGCATTATTGGCCAT GATGTTTTAAGCGATGCAGAAAAAGCAGCTGCACGTAAACTTTATGAAAACGAAGAGAGAATTGGTAAACTTACTGATAAATGGAAAGATAGATGGAATGAAACACAAAAGATTATGCAG GAGAGAGAATTGGCTTTCCAACACCGGCTGGATGCAGGTATTCGCATGGAATCAGAGTTGCCGCATTTAGTTGCGTTGGAAGATGATTTGTTGAGCACTGGAATTTTGTTGTACCATTTGAAA GAAGGAAAAACTTTTGTTGGCACAGAAAATTCTAAAACAAAACCGGATATCG tgatTAGTGGACCAAGTATTTTGGACGAGCATTGTGTTATTGAAAATAATGATGGTTATGTTGTTCTTGATCCATTCCCTGAAGCTGCTTGCTCTGTAAATGGAACAAGTATTCGAAAACGAGTACGTTTGCAACAGG GTGATGTTGTTATTCTTGGGAAGACATCAATTTTTCGCTTCAATCATCCTAAGGAAGCTGAAGAACTCAGAGAAAAACGCAAG TCTGTTGGTCCTGGTTTCAGTAACCTGTCGATGTCCACAAAATTTCGCAGCGAGTCTGATCTCCTTAAGAAGATGCGAAA TCCTGAACGAGACAAGAGAGAAGAAGATTTGTCAAGGCAGTTGGAAGAAGCGAG GCTTCttcttgaaaaacaaaaacaagaagaagaacGTAGAATGGAAGAAACTAG AAACGAGTTTACACGACAGATTCGTGAAGAATCCAGAAGATTGCAAGAGACAAG AGGAGAATTAGAGAGTCAAAGGAGAGCAAGGTTAAAGGAGGCACAAACACCAGAACAAATCAA AAAGCATCTAGAAGAGCTTGAGCGACATTATGCAGAAGCTGAAGAAAAGAGAGTGCAACGCGAGAAAGAGCTGAGTGAAAGTATACGTAGTAAAGAAAATTTGATTGGCTCGCAAGAAGAGAAGCTAGCACAAGTTCAACACCAATGCGAAGAAGTAAAAACAGAAAACGATAAATCTGTCGAGAGAGAAGTTGACCTCTTTATTAAACAAAGATCAGAAGAAACTACGAAATTAAATAACGAAATAAGAGACATCGTTGATAGGGAGCGAGCAAAAAGCGAATCTTCTGTTAACATTGATGATATACATGCAGTTTGGGTTACAGAGACAAATAAAATAGTAGCTCAGGAAAAGTTATGTTCGACGCTTAGCAACGAGCTTAATGAATGTGTGTCGTCTTTAGAAAGAAAGTCAGACATAGCGGAGGATGAAAGACAAAATCTGGAGCAACATAAAGAGGAGTTAAAGAAAAGTTTAAGCAACGCGCAAGTCTACCTTGAAGAAGTGTATCATGGAAAAGCAAAGGCGCTGAAAAAGTACGAACAGGACTATAAGAACAGATATGAATTCGTTTGCTGGGAGCGTGATCGAGCTCTTGAAAAAAAGAACGAAAGAAAACAGTTGGTGGAGGTAGAGCTTAGTTTACACGAAGACAAATTAGTTGACGCACAGAGCGCTTTAGATGAGACGAAAGCTAAGTATTACACTGTTGTAAGCGAGGAGAATAAAAATTTAGCTACTGAGAGGTATAAAGTTGATCAGCGGAAGAAAGAAGCTATCAAACGTTCTATAGAAGATCAAAGAGAATTCAACGAAAAAGTTCAACAGTATAGATCTCTGTTACAGAAGGGTCAAGATAAAATCAACGTTAAGAAAGCCGAGACTGAAAGTTTAAGACAAGAGTTGACAGACTTAATGAAAATTAAAAGTGACAACGCTAAACTGAAAATCGAGAGCTTGCGTGTCGAGTTAAACGATAAAATCGAAGACATACACGAGTTAGAGAAAAATCATCAAGTTGTTAAAAACGAAGAAGAAATCGTCATCCAAACTATGATGAAAGAATTAGAGAGTAAGAAATCGCAGAATGAAAACGAGGCTGAAATGTCTGAGAAAGTCATGTTGGAGCTTGAGAAGGTGTCTCGTGAGAAAATTCTGTTGTTACAAGAAGATGTGGACGCGTGCGAAAAAACAGTGTTGCAGTACAAGTCAGATATTGAGCGCGATCAAGAGAATTTGAAAGAAATAGATAAACTATACGAAACTGATACCGCTAAGCTTGACTCTGAGTTAATTTATGTTGCCTATCTCATTGAGAAAGAGTTTCAAAATCGCGACGAGGCTCCAGAGTTAGTCACCATCCAAAATTCCAAATCTAAACTAGAAGACATCAATAAAACATATAAAAGTAACAttgaaaatattcaaaatttaaCTGATAGTATATGGAAACCGTTGATTGAAAGCCGCGAGGAAGTGCAGTTGGTTTTGGAAGACCTGGTTCGCACGCGTGGCATAGCTGAGGTGACGTTAACCGAGCTTAAAGAGCAGTTTTCACAAGAGCGTAAAGAGGAGATTGACGAGATCGAAATTTTACGCGAAAGACTAGCAGATTTCGAAGAGGAGCGAAATATTTCAGGTGGTTGTAGCGAGAACGAGATCTACCCTGCAGCTGGTGAACAGAACAGCAAGAGTGATGATAGTTTTGAGGAGATtcttacaaaagaaaaacaaaa AATTCAAGATGAAATGTACCAGAAAATTATCGCCATGGAAACAGCAATGCAAGCAGAAATTGACCAATTGAAAAAGCGGGAAATGGATTTAATATCCTGCTTGCAAAAAGATCGCGAGAGTCTGGTAGATGAGAAACAAAATCTCGAACAG GATAAAGATGCGAATATAGAACGTGTTGAGCAACTTCGAATGCTTTTAAAGGAAAAGGACAAACAACTTTTAACGATACGAGATCATGCTCAGATTGAAGTAGAAGAGTTGAAAATTAAACTGTCTTACGCCAACAA AGAAATATTTGTACTTCAAGACAAACTACAGAAATACACTTCATTAACG aGTTTAAACTTAAGTCACACTGGTGATGAAGAATTATCCGAACATGAAGTCTCTCAGATACTCATCCGAGTGCATCAGAAC AATGAATCAGACGATGATGAAGACGTAGAAATTGCTCGTTTGAGAGTTTCACCACCGCCCACTCCTATCAACAGATTTTTACAGTCagttaatatttacaaaaaaaatcaaattaaagttGCTATACCAAAGTTTATTCTAAGAGGTTTGGGACGAGATTCATATCATGTGTTTGAAGTAAAG tTGAGCGTTGGAGATGACCATTGGTCTGTGTACCGGCGTTATCGACGCTTTCGAGAATTACATCGACAAATGTTGCAGGAATATCCCATC ATTTCTAATCTTGAATTTCCATCCAGAAGATATTTTGGCAACAGGGCGGAGAAGTTTGTGCGCATTCGACGTGCCCAGCTTGAG gcTTATTTGACGGCGTTTTTGGCCATCATGTCAAACGTCAGCTCGTGCCCCATCTACGCCGTCGCTGCAACGCCGTTAACGAAGCAAGATCTTGGATTGTTTCATCCATTTTTCAAGCAAGGCGTCTacgagtatacaaagaacgaaaCTGACTTTGATAATTTTTCTGAAAAcgaatag
- the LOC130656185 gene encoding N-terminal kinase-like protein isoform X2 — protein sequence MQGFWNLIGKSGQGPGKDFQYDVGEKLSSNFDSKSIWSLHHGKKRTNGDIVTVFACDGKTSSPDELHLAKTSHKRLKTLRHPNIIKYIDGFESENLVYVVTEPVIPLSTFLDEEDGRNANLITWGLHQVTSGLSFLINNGNLIHDNLNIFSIFVGLDGEWKLGGVEYVHPVNSDGVAKLPYLTRYDTPNKRDGRKNEIWSTDAWGLGCLIWEIYNGALQNASDLKNINKIPKPLVVHYCDLVSANPKNRTNPKVFLEKCTKPGQFLKNEFINANLFLQEIQIKDQAEQKEFFLSLDKSLDNFPKQFCIHKVLPQLLNAFEFGSAGSAVLSPLFKVGLLLDDAAYQSKILPCIIKLFSSNDRATRIQLLQQMEKFVKHLQPAVVDNQIFGCVATGFGDTLPAMREQTVKAMLLLAPKLSEKTINNQLLRYFAKLQMDEQPGIRTNTTICLGKVAPYLSKATRQKVLAPAFTRAIRDPFPPARSAGIMAIAATQEYYSMPEVATKILPALCCLTVDPEKTVRGNAFRVIKNFVANLEKYSSNPESALNNKEVAEKEAKDGTWTGWAVSSLTSRFYQSQQNREGSQTQKKEEKPKQQHLSPPVSTNQNESDASDMSDYGDALGDEDWQDPQDDFTSIKNSMISAREDLPGFSNRNEKNNDKNDSDSDYGDWGGADNWEGDDSWTAVENKASKKAGAKKTSVKKNDEDKSVAELLGMDTSGGEFLNENTPASGWDDGWNSTTTSAFSTKPFTSSKTAKKGNEGASLRTTDMDGWGDNNDLADSKTASGWDESTSGWDDNTSSGWEEANNSAGWEDDFNSDYVKSEEELKKERKKEELQRKREERKMQRELANKEKKGKPSGGGALKLGAVKKTTR from the exons ATGCAAGGCTTTTGGAATCTCATAGGGAAATCTGGACAAGGTCCTGGAAAAGATTTTCAATATGATGTAGGAGAGAAGCTTTCCTCAAATTTTGATTCAAAATCAATCTGGAGTCTTCACCATGGAAAGAAGCGG ACAAATGGGGATATTGTTACAGTATTTGCATGTGATGGAAAAACTAGCTCACCCGATGAG cttCACCTTGCTAAGACTTCTCATAAGAGGTTAAAAACACTGCGACATCCAAACATTATTAAATACATTGATGGTTTTGAA TCAGAAAACTTGGTATATGTTGTTACTGAACCAGTTATTCCATTATCAACATTTCTGGATGAAGAAGACGGTCGAAATGCTAACCTTATCACTTGGGGTCTACATCAAGTCACT AGTGGATTGAGTTTTTTGATAAACAACGGGAACCTTATTCATGACAATCTgaatattttttccatttttgttgGTTTGGATGGCGAATGGAAACTGGGTGGTGTGGAATATGTTCACCCTGTAAATAGTGATGGTGTTGCAAAACTGCCGTATTTGACACGTTATGACACACCAAATAAAAGAGATGGCAGAAAAAACGAAATATG GTCAACTGACGCTTGGGGGCTTGGTTGTTTAATATGGGAGATTTATAATGGTGCATTGCAGAATGCATCTGATTTAAAGAATATAAACAAA ATTCCAAAACCACTAGTTGTACATTATTGTGACTTGGTGAGTGCAAACCCAAAAAATCGAACGAACCCGAAAGTATTTCTAGAAAAATGTACAAAGCCTGGACAGTTCTTAAAGAACGAATTTATAAATGCTAATTTATTTCTGCAAGAAATCCAG ATCAAAGATCAAGCTGaacaaaaagaatttttcttgtCACTTGATAAAAGTTTGGATAACTTTCCCAAACAGTTTTGTATCCACAAAGTGTTGCCACAACTGTTAAATGCGTTTGAGTTCGGCTCAGCAGGATCTGCTGTTCTTTCACCACTGTTTAAG GTTGGCCTTCTTCTTGATGATGCTGCATATCAATCAAAAATATTACCTTGTATAATAAAACTATTCTCATCAAATGATCGTGCAACTCGGATACAACTTTTACAACAG ATggaaaaatttgtaaaacacCTTCAGCCAGCAGTTGTTGATAATCAAATATTTGGTTGCGTAGCAACAGGTTTTGGTGACACATTACCTGCAATGAGAGAACAGACAGTGAAG gCTATGTTGTTGTTGGCTCCTAAACTTTCAGAGAAAACCATCAATAATCAACTGTTgagatattttgcaaaattacAGATGGATGAACAA CCTGGAATTAGAACCAACACAACAATATGCTTAGGAAAGGTTGCACCATATCTGTCGAAAGCA ACACGTCAGAAAGTGTTAGCTCCCGCCTTCACACGAGCTATTCGAGATCCCTTCCCGCCAGCTAGGTCAGCAGGAATCATGGCTATTGCGGCGACGCAAGAATATTACAGCATGCCTGAGGTTGCTACGAAAATTTTACCAGCATTGTGTTGTCTTACGGTTGATCCGGAAAAGACCGTGCGAGGAAAT GCTTTCCGTgtcataaaaaattttgttgccaACTTGGAAAAGTATTCGAGTAATCCAGAAAGCGCTCTCAACAATAAAG AAGTTGCAGAAAAAGAAGCAAAGGATGGCACCTGGACAGGCTGGGCGGTATCTTCGCTCACTTCAAGATTCTATCAATCACAACAGAACAGAGAAGGTTCGCAGACTCAAAAGAAAG AGGAGAAGCCAAAACAGCAACATTTATCTCCACCGGTGTCAACCAACCAAAATGAATCCGATGCATCCGATATGTCTGATTACGGAGATGCTTTAGGAGATGAAGACTGGCAGGATCCGCAG GATGATTTTACGTCAATCAAAAACAGCATGATTTCAGCTCGCGAAGATTTGCCTGGCTTTTCTAACAGG AACGAAAAAAATAACGATAAAAATGACAGTGATAGCGACTATGGTGATTGGGGAGGAGCAGATAATTGGGAAGGTGATGATTCATGGACAGCTGTTGAAAACAAAGCCAGTAAAAAG GCTGGTGCTAAAAAAACATCCGTGAAGAAGAACGATGAAGATAAATCGGTAGCTGAATTGCTTGGGATGGATACCAGTGGAGGagaatttttgaatgaaaacaCTCCTGCCAGCGGCTGGGACGATGGATGGAACAGCACAACG ACTTCCGCCTTCTCAACTAAACCCTTCACTTCGTCGAAAACCGCCAAAAAGGGCAACGAAGGAGCTTCCCTGAGAACAACTGACATGGATGGGTGGGGAGACAATAACGACTTGGCGGATAGCAAAACTGCAAGCGGATGGGATGAATCTACGAGTGGATGGGACGACAATACGTCAAGTGGTTGGGAGGAAGCTAACAATTCAGCGGGTTGGGAAGATGACTTTAATAGTGACTATGTTAAATCTgaagaagaattaaaaaaggaaagaaagaaagaagagTTGCAAAGAAAAAGAGAAGAACGGAAAATGCAAAGAGAGCTAGCaaacaaagagaaaaaaggTAAACCCAGTGGAGGAGGGGCTTTAAAACTTGGAGCTGTTAAAAAGACGACCAGATAA
- the LOC130656185 gene encoding N-terminal kinase-like protein isoform X1, which yields MQGFWNLIGKSGQGPGKDFQYDVGEKLSSNFDSKSIWSLHHGKKRTNGDIVTVFACDGKTSSPDELHLAKTSHKRLKTLRHPNIIKYIDGFESENLVYVVTEPVIPLSTFLDEEDGRNANLITWGLHQVTSGLSFLINNGNLIHDNLNIFSIFVGLDGEWKLGGVEYVHPVNSDGVAKLPYLTRYDTPNKRDGRKNEIWSTDAWGLGCLIWEIYNGALQNASDLKNINKIPKPLVVHYCDLVSANPKNRTNPKVFLEKCTKPGQFLKNEFINANLFLQEIQIKDQAEQKEFFLSLDKSLDNFPKQFCIHKVLPQLLNAFEFGSAGSAVLSPLFKVGLLLDDAAYQSKILPCIIKLFSSNDRATRIQLLQQMEKFVKHLQPAVVDNQIFGCVATGFGDTLPAMREQTVKAMLLLAPKLSEKTINNQLLRYFAKLQMDEQPGIRTNTTICLGKVAPYLSKATRQKVLAPAFTRAIRDPFPPARSAGIMAIAATQEYYSMPEVATKILPALCCLTVDPEKTVRGNAFRVIKNFVANLEKYSSNPESALNNKEVAEKEAKDGTWTGWAVSSLTSRFYQSQQNREGSQTQKKETSEEKPKQQHLSPPVSTNQNESDASDMSDYGDALGDEDWQDPQDDFTSIKNSMISAREDLPGFSNRNEKNNDKNDSDSDYGDWGGADNWEGDDSWTAVENKASKKAGAKKTSVKKNDEDKSVAELLGMDTSGGEFLNENTPASGWDDGWNSTTTSAFSTKPFTSSKTAKKGNEGASLRTTDMDGWGDNNDLADSKTASGWDESTSGWDDNTSSGWEEANNSAGWEDDFNSDYVKSEEELKKERKKEELQRKREERKMQRELANKEKKGKPSGGGALKLGAVKKTTR from the exons ATGCAAGGCTTTTGGAATCTCATAGGGAAATCTGGACAAGGTCCTGGAAAAGATTTTCAATATGATGTAGGAGAGAAGCTTTCCTCAAATTTTGATTCAAAATCAATCTGGAGTCTTCACCATGGAAAGAAGCGG ACAAATGGGGATATTGTTACAGTATTTGCATGTGATGGAAAAACTAGCTCACCCGATGAG cttCACCTTGCTAAGACTTCTCATAAGAGGTTAAAAACACTGCGACATCCAAACATTATTAAATACATTGATGGTTTTGAA TCAGAAAACTTGGTATATGTTGTTACTGAACCAGTTATTCCATTATCAACATTTCTGGATGAAGAAGACGGTCGAAATGCTAACCTTATCACTTGGGGTCTACATCAAGTCACT AGTGGATTGAGTTTTTTGATAAACAACGGGAACCTTATTCATGACAATCTgaatattttttccatttttgttgGTTTGGATGGCGAATGGAAACTGGGTGGTGTGGAATATGTTCACCCTGTAAATAGTGATGGTGTTGCAAAACTGCCGTATTTGACACGTTATGACACACCAAATAAAAGAGATGGCAGAAAAAACGAAATATG GTCAACTGACGCTTGGGGGCTTGGTTGTTTAATATGGGAGATTTATAATGGTGCATTGCAGAATGCATCTGATTTAAAGAATATAAACAAA ATTCCAAAACCACTAGTTGTACATTATTGTGACTTGGTGAGTGCAAACCCAAAAAATCGAACGAACCCGAAAGTATTTCTAGAAAAATGTACAAAGCCTGGACAGTTCTTAAAGAACGAATTTATAAATGCTAATTTATTTCTGCAAGAAATCCAG ATCAAAGATCAAGCTGaacaaaaagaatttttcttgtCACTTGATAAAAGTTTGGATAACTTTCCCAAACAGTTTTGTATCCACAAAGTGTTGCCACAACTGTTAAATGCGTTTGAGTTCGGCTCAGCAGGATCTGCTGTTCTTTCACCACTGTTTAAG GTTGGCCTTCTTCTTGATGATGCTGCATATCAATCAAAAATATTACCTTGTATAATAAAACTATTCTCATCAAATGATCGTGCAACTCGGATACAACTTTTACAACAG ATggaaaaatttgtaaaacacCTTCAGCCAGCAGTTGTTGATAATCAAATATTTGGTTGCGTAGCAACAGGTTTTGGTGACACATTACCTGCAATGAGAGAACAGACAGTGAAG gCTATGTTGTTGTTGGCTCCTAAACTTTCAGAGAAAACCATCAATAATCAACTGTTgagatattttgcaaaattacAGATGGATGAACAA CCTGGAATTAGAACCAACACAACAATATGCTTAGGAAAGGTTGCACCATATCTGTCGAAAGCA ACACGTCAGAAAGTGTTAGCTCCCGCCTTCACACGAGCTATTCGAGATCCCTTCCCGCCAGCTAGGTCAGCAGGAATCATGGCTATTGCGGCGACGCAAGAATATTACAGCATGCCTGAGGTTGCTACGAAAATTTTACCAGCATTGTGTTGTCTTACGGTTGATCCGGAAAAGACCGTGCGAGGAAAT GCTTTCCGTgtcataaaaaattttgttgccaACTTGGAAAAGTATTCGAGTAATCCAGAAAGCGCTCTCAACAATAAAG AAGTTGCAGAAAAAGAAGCAAAGGATGGCACCTGGACAGGCTGGGCGGTATCTTCGCTCACTTCAAGATTCTATCAATCACAACAGAACAGAGAAGGTTCGCAGACTCAAAAGAAAG aaactTCAGAGGAGAAGCCAAAACAGCAACATTTATCTCCACCGGTGTCAACCAACCAAAATGAATCCGATGCATCCGATATGTCTGATTACGGAGATGCTTTAGGAGATGAAGACTGGCAGGATCCGCAG GATGATTTTACGTCAATCAAAAACAGCATGATTTCAGCTCGCGAAGATTTGCCTGGCTTTTCTAACAGG AACGAAAAAAATAACGATAAAAATGACAGTGATAGCGACTATGGTGATTGGGGAGGAGCAGATAATTGGGAAGGTGATGATTCATGGACAGCTGTTGAAAACAAAGCCAGTAAAAAG GCTGGTGCTAAAAAAACATCCGTGAAGAAGAACGATGAAGATAAATCGGTAGCTGAATTGCTTGGGATGGATACCAGTGGAGGagaatttttgaatgaaaacaCTCCTGCCAGCGGCTGGGACGATGGATGGAACAGCACAACG ACTTCCGCCTTCTCAACTAAACCCTTCACTTCGTCGAAAACCGCCAAAAAGGGCAACGAAGGAGCTTCCCTGAGAACAACTGACATGGATGGGTGGGGAGACAATAACGACTTGGCGGATAGCAAAACTGCAAGCGGATGGGATGAATCTACGAGTGGATGGGACGACAATACGTCAAGTGGTTGGGAGGAAGCTAACAATTCAGCGGGTTGGGAAGATGACTTTAATAGTGACTATGTTAAATCTgaagaagaattaaaaaaggaaagaaagaaagaagagTTGCAAAGAAAAAGAGAAGAACGGAAAATGCAAAGAGAGCTAGCaaacaaagagaaaaaaggTAAACCCAGTGGAGGAGGGGCTTTAAAACTTGGAGCTGTTAAAAAGACGACCAGATAA